From the genome of Carassius gibelio isolate Cgi1373 ecotype wild population from Czech Republic chromosome A16, carGib1.2-hapl.c, whole genome shotgun sequence, one region includes:
- the LOC128030582 gene encoding chromodomain-helicase-DNA-binding protein 4 isoform X2 encodes MSGSEDDRDHFGPMRDDDADEPTSEAETPKSKKKKKAKKNRESRSSKRQKLLREDVPVSSPEIMESIRMVEGEEDEEDQVMRSESEGSDYAPSKKKKKRSSSSKERKKGGSVGEKAGGSSGGKSKRKDPEPEEEDDDDDDDGQEPKSSSQLLADWGMKDIDYTFTQEDYTSLTNYKAFSQFVRPLIAAKNPKIAVSKMMMVLGAKWREFSTNNPMRGSASANAALAAANVAAAVESMVTRVDGGGAVPVATPTSTAAPAAPPPSQQPPAVPLRKAKTKEGKGPNARRKTKSTPKPQDKKSKAKKVAPLKIKLGNFKRKRSSSGEDDDGESDFDGFSISDGSNSRSSRSKSKKSKSSKKKKMDEDADGYETDHQDYCEVCQQGGEIILCDTCPRAYHMVCLDPDMERAPEGTWSCPHCEKEGIQWEAREESSEGEEENDDGRRDDGGVEEEDDHHIEFCRVCKDGGELLCCDTCPSSYHLHCLNPPLPDIPNGEWICPRCLSAPLKGKVQKVLAWRWGDAPPPMPVPRPAELPADAPDPPPMIGRKEREFFVKWCNMSYWHCSWVQELQLELNCQVMFRNYQRKTDMEEPPNLEMGAEGDEDKSCKRKNKDPFYARIEETYGRFGVKLEWLFIHRILNHSVDKKNNVHYLIKWRDLPYDQSAWESEDMDIPDYETYKQHYWNHRELMLGEEGRPGKKMKKVKVKKTERPPANPVVDPTMKFDRQPDYLDSTGGTLHPYQLEGLNWLRFSWAQGTDTILADEMGLGKTVQTAVFLYSLYKEGHSKGPFLVSAPLSTIINWEREFEMWAPDMYVVTYVGDKDSRAVIRENEFSFEDNAIRGGKKASKMKKEASVKFHVLLTSYELITIDQAILGSIDWACLVVDEAHRLKNNQSKFFRVLNNYPLQHKLLLTGTPLQNNLEELFHLLNFLTPERFNNLEGFLEEFADIAKEDQIKKLHDMLGPHMLRRLKADVFKHMPSKTELIVRVELSPMQKKYYKYILTRNFEALNTRGGGNQVSLLNVVMDLKKCCNHPYLFPTAANEAPKMPNGMYDGSALTKASGKLMLLFKMLKKLKEGGHRVLIFSQMTKMLDLLEDFLENEGYKYERIDGGVTGGMRQEAIDRFNAPGAPQFVFLLSTRAGGLGINLATADTVIIYDSDWNPHNDIQAFSRAHRIGQNKKVMIYRFVTKASVEERITQVAKKKMMLTHLVVRPGLGSKAGSMSKQELDDILKFGTEQLFKELGEGDNKEEDSSVIHYDDKAIDRLLDRNQDATDDTELQSMNEYLSSFKVAQYVVKDEDEEEEDVDREIIKQEESVDPDYWEKLLRHHYEQQQEDLARHLGKGKRPRKPVNYNDCSQEDRDWQDDQSDNQSDYSVASEEGDEDFDERSEANSRRPSRKGLRNDKDKPLPPLLARVGGNIEVLGFNARQRKAFLNAVMRYGMPPQDAFTTQWLVRDLRGKSEKEFKAYVSLFMRHLCEPGADGAETFADGVPREGLSRQHILTRIGVMSLIRKKVQEFEHVNGQWSMPWMKELEESKRAAAIAAGEDPKTPSSGTPADTQPNTPIPEDLSKSDDVKELEEKMELDGEKETKGSRQEDEIIEIPDEGERSPSLGKKEETRDRERETTSPSAEKDGGSIDEENEKDGDKEKSTELKENRSSDVKAETLEATSSVDTSKTKEESEEKTDKMDTSPARDEKKELKDEKDGVKSEVSAKLQNGENVKETSGGGDGVSEEKKKAVKQRFMFNIADGGFTELHSLWQNEERAATVTKKTYEIWHRRHDYWLLAGIIHHGYARWQDVQNDPKFAILNEPFKGEMSRGNFLEIKNKFLARRFKLLEQALVIEEQLRRAAYLNMTEDPSHPSMALNTRFSEVECLAESHQHLSKESMSGNKPANAVLHKVLKQLEELLSDMKADVTRLPATIARIPPVAVRLQMSERSILSRLASRGPEVTQTQGPR; translated from the exons ATGTCTGGGAGTGAAGACGACAGGGACCATTTTGGACCTATGAGAGATG ATGATGCCGATGAACCAACATCAGAGGCAGAGACTCCCAAAtccaaaaagaagaagaaagcaaaGAAAAACCGTGAAAGCAGGAGCAGCAAACGACAGAAACTTCTCAGAGAG GACGTTCCTGTCAGCTCTCCTGAAATCATGGAATCAATCCGAATGGTAGAAGGTGAGGAAGACGAGGAGGACCAAGTGATGCGATCTGAGAGTGAAGGGAGTGACTATGCACcaagcaagaagaagaaaaagagatcCAGCTCCTCCAAGGAGAGAAAGAAGGGAGGTTCAGTGGGAGAAAAGGCTGGTGGCTCATCTGGAGGAAAAAGCAAACGTAAAGACCCAGAGCCTGAGGAAgaagatgatgacgatgatgatgatggtcaG GAACCCAAATCTTCCTCTCAGCTGTTAGCAGACTGGGGAATGAAAGACATCGACTACACCTTTACCCAAGAGGACTACACCTCTCTCACCAATTACAAAGCTTTCAGTCAGTTTGTCAG ACCTTTAATAGCTGCTAAGAACCCTAAGATCGCTGTGTCAAAGATGATGATGGTGTTGGGGGCTAAATGGCGAGAGTTCAGCACTAATAATCCCATGCGAGGCTCAGCTAGTGCCAACGCAgccctggcagctgccaatgtcGCTGCTGCTGTGGAGAGTATGGTGACCAGGGTGGACGGAGGAGGGGCTGTTCCCGTGGCCACGCCCACATCAACAGCAGCTCCTGCTGCACCACCCCCATCCCAACAGCCCCCAGCGGTCCCCCTGCGAAAAGCCAAGACCAAAGAGGGCAAAg GCCCAAATGCACGTAGAAAGACCAAGTCCACCCCAAAGCCCCAGGACAAAAAGTCTAAAGCGAAGAAAGTGGCTCCACTGAAGATAAAACTGGGCAATTTCAAGAGAAAACGTTCATCT AGCGgtgaggatgatgatggtgagAGCGATTTTGACGGTTTCTCCATAAGTGATGGATCAAACAGTCGGAGCAGCCGCTCCAAGAGTAAAAAATCCAAGAGCtccaagaagaagaaga TGGATGAGGATGCTGACGGCTATGAGACGGATCATCAGGACTACTGTGAGGTGTGTCAGCAGGGTGGCGAGATCATCCTGTGTGATACCTGTCCAAGAGCCTATCACATGGTGTGTCTAGATCCTGACATGGAGAGAGCCCCAGAGGGCACGTGGAGCTGCCCCCACTGC GAGAAGGAGGGAATTCAATGGGAGGCCCGTGAGGAGAGTTCTGAGGGTGAAGAGGAGAACGATGATGGAAGGAGGGATGATGGAGGGGTAGAAGAGGAGGATGATCATCATATAGAGTTTTGTCGGGTGTGTAAGGATGGAGGAGAGCTGCTGTGCTGTGACACATGCCCCTCGTCCTATCACTTGCACTGTCTCAACCCTCCTCTGCCAGACATCCCCAACGGAGAGTGGATCTGCCCACGCTGCCTG AGTGCTCCACTGAAGGGCAAAGTCCAGAAAGTCCTGGCTTGGCGCTGGGGTGATGCCCCTCCCCCTATGCCTGTGCCGCGTCCTGCAGAACTTCCAGCCGATGCTCCGGATCCTCCTCCTATGATTGGTCGGAAGGAGAGAGAGTTCTTTGTGAAGTGGTGCAACATGTCTTATTGGCACTGTTCTTGGGTCCAGGAACTACAG TTGGAGCTGAACTGTCAGGTAATGTTCCGTAACTACCAGCGGAAGACAGATATGGAGGAGCCCCCCAATCTAGAGATGGGTGCTGAGGGAGACGAGGATAAGAGCTGCAAGAGGAAGAACAAAGATCCCTTTTATGCACGCATAGAGGAGACGTATGGGCGCTTTGGAGTAAAGTTGGAGTGGCTCTTCATCCACCGCATCTTAAACCACAG TGTGGATAAGAAGAATAACGTTCACTATCTGATCAAATGGAGAGATCTGCCATATGATCAGTCAGCCTGGGAGTCTGAAGACATGGACATCCCAGACTATGAGACCTATAAACAACATTACTGGAACCACAG GGAGCTGATGCTTGGAGAAGAGGGCAGACCAGGTAAAAAGATGAAGAAGGTGAAAGTGAAGAAGACAGAGAGGCCTCCTGCTAATCCTGTGGTGGAT CCCACTATGAAGTTTGATAGGCAGCCGGATTATCTGGACTCTACTGGCGGCACGCTTCACCCTTACCAGCTTGAGGGACTGAACTGGTTGCGGTTTTCTTGGGCTCAGGGCACAGACACCATCCTGGCTGATGAAATGGGTCTCGGAAAGACGGTTCAGACTGCTGTCTTCCTCTACTCGCTCTACAAAGAG GGTCATTCGAAGGGGCCGTTCCTGGTCAGTGCCCCTCTGTCCACCATCATTAACTGGGAGAGGGAGTTTGAGATGTGGGCCCCAGACATGTATGTGGTCACTTATGTGGGTGATAAAGACAGCAGAGCTGTCATACGAGAAAATGAATTCTCCTTTGAGGATAACGCCATCCGCGGTGGGAAGAAGGCCTCCAAAATGAAG AAAGAGGCTTCTGTGAAGTTCCATGTGCTTTTGACATCTTATGAGCTGATCACAATCGACCAAGCCATCCTGGGCTCCATCGACTGGGCTTGTCTCGTAGTAGATGAAGCCCATAGACTGAAAAATAACCAATCAAAG TTCTTTCGTGTGTTGAATAACTACCCTCTTCAGCATAAGCTGCTGTTGACAGGCACACCTTTACAGAACAACCTGGAGGAGCTCTTCCATCTGCTCAACTTCCTCACACCTGAGAGATtcaa taatCTGGAAGGTTTCCTGGAAGAATTTGCTGACATAGCTAAAGAGGACCAAATTAAGAAACTGCACGACATGTTGGGTCCACACATGCTCAGACGACTCAAAGCTGATGTCTTCAAGCACATGCCCTCTAAAACGGAACTCATTGTGCGAGTGGAGCTCAGCCCCATGCAGAA GAAGTACTACAAGTACATCTTGACACGCAACTTTGAAGCTCTGAACACTCGTGGAGGAGGAAACCAGGTGTCTCTGCTCAATGTGGTTATGGACCTAAAGAAGTGCTGTAACCACCCCTACCTCTTCCCAACAGCTGCTAAT GAAGCCCCTAAAATGCCCAATGGCATGTATGATGGCAGTGCCCTGACAAAGGCTTCTGGGAAACTGATGCTTCTGTTTAAGATGCTGAAAAAACTGAAGGAGGGCGGACATAGAGTGCTTATATTCTCACAG ATGACAAAGATGTTGGATTTGCTGGAAGACTTTCTGGAAAATGAGGGGTACAAGTATGAAAGGATAGATGGAGGAGTGACTGGAGGGATGAGGCAGGAGGCCATCGATAGATTCAACG CTCCTGGTGCGCCTCAGTTTGTTTTCCTCTTGTCCACCAGAGCAGGGGGTTTGGGCATCAATTTGGCAACCGCTGACACTGTCATCATTTACGACTCTGACTGGAACCCACACAATGACATCCAG GCATTTAGCAGGGCTCATCGTATTGGTCAGAATAAGAAGGTGATGATCTATCGGTTTGTCACTAAAGCATCCGTGGAGGAGAGAATTACACAG GTTGCAAAGAAGAAGATGATGTTGACTCACCTGGTGGTGCGGCCTGGTCTGGGCTCCAAGGCTGGATCCATGTCCAAACAAGAATTGGATGACATCTTGAAGTTCGGCACAGAACAGCTTTTCAAAGAGCTTGGAGAGG GTGACAATAAGGAGGAAGACAGCAGTGTGATCCACTATGATGATAAGGCGATCGATCGGTTGTTGGATCGAAACCAAGACGCAACAGATGACACGGAGCTGCAGAGTATGAATGAATACCTCAGCTCTTTTAAAGTGGCCCAGTATGTGGTCAAAGATGAGGACGAGGAG GAAGAGGATGTGGATAGAGAGATCATTAAGCAGGAAGAGAGTGTAGATCCTGATTACTGGGAGAAACTGTTGCGCCATCATTATGAGCAGCAGCAGGAAGATCTCGCTCGCCACCTGGGCAAAGGCAAACGGCCACGCAAACCCGTCAACTACAACGACTGCTCACAGGAGGACAGAG ACTGGCAGGATGATCAGTCTGATAACCAATCAGATTACTCGGTGGCTTCAGAGGAGGGTGATGAGGACTTTGACGAGCGGTCTGAAG ctaACTCCCGAAGACCAAGTCGCAAGGGCTTGAGAAATGATAAAGATAAACCACTGCCCCCTCTATTGGCCAGAGTGGGAGGAAACATTGAG GTTTTGGGCTTCAATGCTCGACAAAGGAAGGCTTTCCTGAATGCAGTGATGCGTTATGGGATGCCTCCCCAGGATGCCTTCACCACCCAGTGGCTTGTTAGAGACCTGCGAGGCAAATCAGAGAAGGAGTTCAA ggcATACGTGTCCCTCTTTATGCGTCACCTATGTGAGCCAGGCGCCGATGGGGCAGAAACATTTGCTGATGGCGTTCCACGGGAAGGACTGTCACGACAACATATTCTCACGCGCATAGGTGTAATGTCACTGATCCGCAAGAAG GTGCAGGAGTTTGAACATGTCAATGGTCAGTGGTCAATGCCCTGGATGAAAGAACTGGAGGAAAGCAAAAGAGCGGCAGCCATCGCAGCGGGAGAAGATCCCAAAACTCCCTCTAGTGGAACACCTGCTGATACCCAGCCCAACACACCAATACCAG AAGACCTTTCCAAGAGCGATGATGTAAAAGAGCTGGAGGAGAAGATGGAGCTGGATGGAGAGAAGGAGACAAAAGGCTCCAGACAGGAGGATGAG ATCATTGAGATTCCTGATGAAGGTGAGAGATCCCCAAGTCTGGGAAAGAAAGAGGAGACTagggacagggagagagagaccaCCTCACCATCAGCAGAAAAGGATGGAGGAAGCATAGATGAAGAAAATGAAAAGGATGGGGACAAAGAGAAGTCCACTGAATTGAAGGAAAACAGATCTTCAGATGTCAAAGCTGAAACCTTAGAAGCCACAAGCAGTGTAGACACATCCAAAACCAAAG AAGAATCTGAAGAGAAGACAGACAAAATGGACACTAGCCCAGCAAGAGATGAGAAGAAAG AGCTGAAAGACGAAAAGGACGGAGTGAAGTCAGAAGTCTCAGCTAAACTGCAAAATGGAGAGAACGTCAAAGAAACAAGCGGAGGAGGGGATGGAGTGAGTGAGGAAAAGAAGAAAGCAGTGAAGCAGAGGTTCATGTTTAACATCGCTGACGGGGGTTTCACAG agCTTCACTCTCTCTGGCAGAATGAAGAGAGAGCCGCCACGGTCACCAAGAAGACTTACGAGATCTGGCATCGTCGCCATGACTACTGGCTGCTGGCTGGTATCATACA CCACGGCTACGCTCGTTGGCAAGACGTACAGAATGACCCGAAGTTCGCCATCCTCAATGAGCCTTTTAAGGGAGAGATGAGCAGAGGAAACTTCCTTGAGATTAAAAACAAGTTTCTTGCTCGCAGGTTTAAG CTGTTGGAACAGGCACTGGTGATCGAGGAGCAGCTCAGACGTGCTGCGTATCTAAACATGACAGAGGACCCCTCTCACCCCTCCATGGCACTCAACACCCGCTTCAGTGAGGTGGAGTGTCTGGCGGAGTCACACCAGCACCTCAGTAAAGAGTCCATGTCAGGAAACAAGCCTGCTAATGCTGTTCTACACAAAG TTCTTAAACAACTGGAGGAGCTGCTCAGCGACATGAAGGCAGATGTCACCAGGCTCCCGGCCACCATTGCTCGGATACCGCCCGTCGCTGTGCGGCTGCAGATGTCAGAAAGAAGCATCCTTAGCCGGCTGGCCAGCCGAGGACCGGAGGTCACGCAGACGCAGGGGCCACGCTGA